Genomic window (Vitis riparia cultivar Riparia Gloire de Montpellier isolate 1030 chromosome 4, EGFV_Vit.rip_1.0, whole genome shotgun sequence):
CCGATCAAGGTTGTTTTTTTGGCATtcggttagaaacctataaattgagagctccacttcatttataagtaagagaacacctgcatttatttatttacttatttgttcTTACTTTAAAAGTTCTCATTCTTTTATTGGTgtattaaatctccatttgtatattctttagtgcacctttgtgattcattcTAAACTTTGAGTTATGCTTGAGTCATTGTTGAGTTAGGTTGAGATATTCAAACTTGTTATTTGAATGTTATAATATTTAAGTGAGTAGAGACTTGAAAAGATTGTATAAGAGTCCATTGAagccgaaatccaagtgtaaaggtgattaaaagattggttgaagtttcaagtatAGTGGAATCCTCATTCAGTTACAAGCTTGAGAAAAGTGGACGTAGGTAAGGAAATGTCAAACCActaaaaaatttgagtttgCTCTCTTTAACTTTATCTCCttatatttgtgttttatttgcttaaatttgttatgattgagaaaaaaattttaaaacctaattcaccCTTCCTCCTCCTTctagggtgtttttttttttattaagattagcctttatttctCAAAATGGATTAAATAAGTTCATTTCATCCCACTaattaaatgagttaaataattcataaagagaTTGGGTTGTAAATGAATCATTTTGAAATAGTTATGTAAACATTTTTGATCAATTgaacaatcaaatataaatttgacCCGTTTCTTAAACGAGTGATACATGTTGACACAATTATGATACGAGGACTATTAGAGAATTAGTATTGTCATGTTATACCAAATTTATGAGGcttattaaaattagatttcaaatgaataatttttctattatgaAAATTGTTAGTGAACTAAATTGGAAATGATTTAAAGTTAGAAAAAGATTTTTcgatattatcattattattatttttaaattagaagcttcttccttttaataaaattactcATAACGCATTCATCAGTCTTTAAAAATACAACCTTATACTTGGAAAAGCCGATCCCAACAATTCCTCTGTCCTTTTAAGTATGTGAAGGCCCAAACATCAGCCCAGGACCAAGATCCCATGGGCTGAGCCCACATTGGGCTTAAAAAGAGTACCTCGGTTGAAATGCCTCTCCAAGCCAAACGACGACGTTTTACTCAAAGTGAAAAATCTCGGAGCGACAACGAATTTGTCCACTTAAAACGCGAGGGCTTCACGAATCTTCCACAAACGCGGAGAGGTAGAGAGAGAGACAGCGAGAGGAGTTGCAGAGAGCTATGGAGTCGTTAATGAAGTGGCTTGTTGATCCAAAGAAGAACTGGTTTGCACGTCAACACATGAAAACCATCTCCACGCGCCTTCGCAAATACGGTACTGTTTCGGTGTCTCGGTGTCTCGGTCATTCTTTTTGTCCAAGCCCTAATCTCTTTGACTACATAATTTGTCAAAAtttatgtcaattttttttatcataggGTTGAGATACGACGATCTGTATGATCCGAAGTATGATCTTGACATCAAGGAAGCACTGAATCGGCTTCCTCGGGAGATCGTGGATGCTAGGCATCAGAGGCTGAAGCGTGCCATAGACCTTTCCATGAAACACGAGTACCTAGCCGAGGATTTACAGgtatttttctaatattctCCTATTTCTTTGTGGTTCCTTTTGAttgctgagaaaatgaaagaagaaaacgGATTTCTTATGTGTTATGCTATTTTTCCCTTCTTGACCGGTTGGAAATGAGGAAAGAAATGCGGATCTATCACGTCTTGTGCATCCTGcggt
Coding sequences:
- the LOC117913037 gene encoding cytochrome b-c1 complex subunit 7-like isoform X3; translation: MESLMKWLVDPKKNWFARQHMKTISTRLRKYGLRYDDLYDPKYDLDIKEALNRLPREIVDARHQRLKRAIDLSMKHEYLAEDLQAMQTPFRSYLQEMLALELLLGNAPVEKQGWA
- the LOC117913037 gene encoding cytochrome b-c1 complex subunit 7-1, mitochondrial-like isoform X2; this translates as MESLMKWLVDPKKNWFARQHMKTISTRLRKYGLRYDDLYDPKYDLDIKEALNRLPREIVDARHQRLKRAIDLSMKHEYLAEDLQAMQTPFRSYLQEMLALAERKEMLGSCFYPCKSS
- the LOC117913037 gene encoding cytochrome b-c1 complex subunit 7-2, mitochondrial-like isoform X1, encoding MESLMKWLVDPKKNWFARQHMKTISTRLRKYGLRYDDLYDPKYDLDIKEALNRLPREIVDARHQRLKRAIDLSMKHEYLAEDLQAMQTPFRSYLQEMLALVKRENAEREALGALPLYQRTLP